The region CAAAGAAGACCTGGACCCTTCCCTTGACCCACACATTCTCCCCCACGtcttgggagaacaaagtcctagGCTTTCTTCAGAAATGACTAGAATAACAAGTGACTAATTGTCTGAGGCTCTAGAAGAACCTCTCGCACTGAAAAGAATCTACGTCCACAGCCTTGCCCAGCTTCAGAGCCGCTTGGGTGGGGAAGGCAGAAACATGAGAAAGGTGAGGGAGGAGAAAGGCCCTCAGGCCCCGTCTGCCAGAGCAGTTCTGCTGTTAACTCAGGGTGTGATATTCCGTGACCAACTGCCCACTTACGCCTCTCCGCAACCTGATGGCATAGATTACAATTGAGGTTTCGAGACTTTTCTTCACACTCGAAGCTTATCTTCAAAACTACCCTTTTCTTCAATCCTTAGAACACATGAAAGCAGATTTTTCTGGGTGAAGAGGAAAAGTCCTGGTGCTCCCGAGTCTCCCTAGTCGCACTCCACCTCACTGGCGACATGTCTGTCCTGCAGGAGTGTCAGTCGTGGGACAGAAGAAGAGGGTGGCTGGAAATCTGAAAGATGTGAGAGGGTTTGCAGCTGCGTCCTGGGGGAGGGCCTCAGGAGGCAGGAGGTGGCTGGaaatgcacacactcagggagaCACGGTCACTGCCTGCAAATATCTGTAGGGTAACTTGGTATATCCTCACCTCTGTGTCCCCGGAACTGGCATGACTGCTGGCACCCAGGAAGTGCTTGTGGAAACCTAACAAATCAACAATTTCACAAGTGAGAGAAGAGCCATGTGGCCACTGGTGATTACTGAAGTCACTTAAGACAGGGTATTAGAAGTTAGGATACTGTCCTAACCGACTTCAGCTATCACTACTGTGGGGTTTCAAATTCTTGGCTCTTGACTTTAATGCAAAAATGTAGATGTGGCTTATCATGATTCCAAGGGTAAAAATTAAAAGGCAGTGAGTTCCCTGTCACTAGATGTATTCAAGCTGGATGAACACTGTCAGGGCTACTAGAGGTTTCCTGCTCTGGGTGGTGGGGTGAAAGGGATGGTCTCTGAGTTTTTTCTGGCTCTGAGATTATTTAGGTCTGTATGTATTTCTTCATGCACTTCTTGAACACCTATGATGTGCCAGTTTCCTAAGTCCTATATACACAAATCCTTAAAATGATGTTAAAGAGCAGAAATAATTACAGCTGATGCTTATCAGGAGTCTGTCTAGCTAGATTACTGATTTATGCATATTGTGAGAATGCCTGTAAGTTCCTGGAGGCAGATcctattataatttatttgtaaataagaAAAAACTAAGGTTTAAAGGTTAAGCAGCTTGCTCAAGCTAGTGTGCCCAAACTTGGTGAGGCTGTGACTTGAACCCAGGACTAGGGACTCAGGGCCCTCAGTCCTAGCGATGAGGTACACTCCAAGGAGTAGGAAACCGAGCTCCACCCAGTCACGCCCCATCCAAGCCTGAAGTCCTTTAATACTGTCCTCAGCCTCCTCTGTGCTGTCACCATTTTGCATCTTTCAGCACACAGCCTTTCTCTGTTGATTCTAGGCACAGGTTGAACAACAGACTCTATAGAGTTTACTCGTCCTGCTTAACCGAAACTTTATACCTGCTGGTTAGTAACCCCTCATTgcccctcccctcagcctctggcaaccaccactccACTCTTTGGTCCTATGAATCTGACTGTCTTAGTTATctcttataagtggaatcatcaAGTATTTGTCTTattgtggctggcttatttcacttagtataatgtcatTAAGGTACATCCACATGGTCCACAGcagtattttcttctattctaatgctgaatcatattccactgcaggtatatgccacattttctttaaccactcatctgtcagtggacattaagtgtttccacattttagctgttatgaataaagctgcactGAACAGAAAGGTGCGAATACCTCTCCTTCagctatatacccagaaatggaattgctggatcatatggtaattctgtttttgaCTTCTGGATgaacctccattctgttttccataatggctgtgccaatttacattcccaccagcagtgtgcaaCTCTTGTCCTTTGGTTCTTTGATAGCAGCCATCCCAACAGGTGTGAGGGGACGTCTCATTGTggctttgcatttccttgatgattagtgatgtggaggatcttttcatatacctgttggccatttgtatacctTTCTTGGAGAAATATCTACCCAACACCTTaccccattttctaattgggctTTTTACTTTTGTACTATTGAGTAGAAATTCCATCATTTGCTTCTTAGCTTAAAACTTCTTGGGCAAAGCCCTCCGGACTACCTGAACAGccccacactgacacacacacacactccgcCTGCCCTCTTGCCTCGCCTGTGCTCTTCTCCATTTCTCCCACTGTTTCAGCTCAGGAACAGCCTGCCTCACAACCAAAGAGGATGCACAGAAGTAATGATAGGAACTGGGGAGCTCTTGTCCCACATGAACAGACTTTAGAGAAAGTGAAAAACACTGGGTGAAGGAAGGTCATCTGGCTTCGCTGGCCTATCTGATACCATTCTTGGGGACCCGGTTGGGGGCAGGCTGTCAGCATATGGGGCCCCTTAATTTACCCATCACTCCTGCAGGAAGCTCACTGGAATCTCTGTTCCCTCCCCTTCTCTGACAGGAAATTCTACTACCTCTGGTTCTGCACCTCTCCAGCTTTGACCTTGCTCTCCTTTCAGTGACCATTCAactacttctctctctctctctctctctctctctctcacacacacacacacacacacacactttctctctctcttcctctctttcttctcctaaCTAGCTAAGCCAGGAACAATATATTTAATGaggattattattttattgtatacCACTCAtgttatatatgacatatatatctAGTACTTATCCAGCACCTACTCATTTGCAAAGCACTTTTCAGacagtttcattcatttaatgCCCACAATGGAATGGTATTGATGGAAATGGTATTATACgcctctcatttttctttgagaaaagtAAATGAGACACAAAGGTTTTCCAAGTGGAATAATTGATAAGTAGCTAAACTAGGACTAAAATCCAAATCCTGGAGTATTTCCACTAATTCTCCTGATCCAAAGAATCTGACTCTGCTCTCATGTAACACACCCCAGTTATTCAAGGTGCTTCAAACTTGTCCAATCTGAGTTTCTCCTACcagcaaatattttaaaggaagagAGTTATGTGGTATATGGCTAAGAAGTGGGCTTTGAAGCCAAACTACTTGGGTTGGAATTACATCCACTTCCTAGTAATATAATCTGGAGCAAGTTAGTGAACACCCTATAAAAAGTTTGcaattcaatttcctcatctctatGCTGCCAGAGTTCTTATGTGGATTCATACACTGCCTAGCACATGCTATATACTCTCAAGGTGTTCAGCATTTTTATTGGTCACCTGCTACAAGCACACAATGATGAACTGGGGAAGCAGTGTTGAACAGCCAGACTGGTTCCTGCCCTGGCAGATGTGATGTCCTGGGCCTCTCTGTGTCAATCATGTCTCATTGTGCCTCTCCTCCTAGGAGAAACCACTTCAGTCCAAAGTTCCAAGCACTTTGGGGAGAAGAAATAAGCTTCATGAACATGTGCTGCTGCATCTTAGGAAAGTGACTGAAAGATCAAAGCAGTATGGAATCTTTCCAGCAATGCAAAGGATTTCACTTGAGAATTtttaacatcaaaaaaaaaaatcactggtacTCAGTGTCCTTGGGTTGACTTCTTCTCATTCACCTTATATCCCCTTTCTCCCTTTATCTGACAGGGTCACTGGCAGACATCTGCAGATTGTTCCCTGTGTTCTCCTCTAGAACTAACCCTGACCTAAGCAAGGTGACATTAGGAGCTCAAGTCAAGGAACACATTGAGTGACGCAGCATCATGTCACTCGGCCTGACAGCCAGGGTCTGATCTTAAGCATGAGGTCAGGTAATTGACTTCTGATCATGCTGCATGGCAGCTGACTCTCTGCCTTTTTCAATTGCTGGGCAGAGCCACAACTCCTCCCAAACTGGAATCTTGCTTTGTTGTCTGGATCTTGCTCCTCTCTGCCCATCTCAAGGATAGGAATCCAGCTCCTGAAGCCCAGAACTTGGCTATATAATCCCCTCGGTGTTACTGGCCAGCACATCTGCACCTTGTATGAGGTTCTCATGCCCAGACGACCACCCATGACTCAATTAAACTCTAATCTACTGTGAAGACGTGCAACTATTACTTTTGTTATGGCTTCCTTAATGCCACCCACCTGCATGAAATAAAAAGTTTAGCCAAACCAGACGGATGCCCTTCTGCTGCCAGGAAGTGGTCTGACTTCTTTGCCACAGAGTTCCAGAAAATGGTGCTGCCCCCCTATGATAGTTTCACCTCCTGAAGGATCATAGACTCTAGTTTCATGGTGCTCCTGATCAGATTGTTATTCAAACTCCCAAACCCATTCCACAAGCTCTTCTCAAAGCGGTTGGACCTAGGaataccatctctacagtatatgtGTTTTCTTCAGGGAAAAGTTAAGATTTTCTGATAACTACTTTGGGGAAGCCAGTGAGAAAGAAATCCCAGCCAAACAAAATGGTCTGAGGAGGTAAATTTCATAACTTCTGTCTCTAcagatgaaggaagtgaaagttcAGGAAGGAAATTACTTCATGCTCAGTGTAAATCAGTGACAAAGCCAGGTCTGCGTGACAGTAAACTCCTTACTCCTGTCAACTATGCCATCCACTTACAGGAAGTTACAACAACTGGAGACCCCAGCCAGGACACACACCCAACATCCCTTCCGATGTTCTACTTGCCGGACAGCAATGTCAAGGGGAAACCAGAGTCACATCAATGACTTCCTCCTTCCGGGACTGAGCAGTGACCCCAAATAGCAGGTGCAGCTCTGCCAGCTTCCTGGCCACGTATCTGGTCAATGTGGCTGCAAACTCGGTGATCATCGCAGCCATCCAGGGGGGATGCccgcctccacacccccatgtgcTTCTTCCTCTCTGACCTGTCTTTTGTGGACATCTGCTTTATGCACGGCATCATGCCAAGGATGCTGGCAAACATGCTGAGCAAGAGCAAGAAGGTCCCCTTTGCCCAGTGCCTCACGCAGACAGCTACCCCCATGCTGAAGCCTTTTATCTGGAGCCTTAGGAACAAGGACATGAATCGGGCCTTGAAAAAGCTGATTAGGAAGGCAGAATAGCATACTTCTCAGCATTCGTTCACTCAACAAGGACCCAGTTTCTGCTACGCACCAGGATTGAAATGAAATATGCAACGCAATCAAAATATTGCAAAGATATATCAGTCACAGCTCCTGTATTCAAAATTAATTACAGTGCAGTGTGTGGGGGTGAGACAAGTGCAGTAGAGGTAATTGAACATTTTGGTAATAAATGAGACATAGATACTGATAGTTTACTGTATTTAcactgtttccttctttctcctttgcAGTCTCTGGCTCATGGGTGTCACATACACGACCAGTGCTGTGTCAGAGTTGTTCTGATGAAAAGCCAGGGAAGAAGTCTGTGTGCAGAACTATAGGAATGTGAAGACAACACCTGTGTGGCCCACCCTACCCCAGATCTATttgatgtatttattatttatattctgaGAAATGATAGTTTTTCTTTACAAGGACTGGCATCTGTGTGCGGCGACTCCATGGCAGGGTAGGGCAGgaggaaaggggaaccccccaGATGTGCCCAGGGAGGGGGACGAGGAGCAGGGCTCTCCGGGGCCACAGATCCAGTCACTCCTAAAAAAGGTGTTCCTGACTGTGCTGGGACTCAAAAACCAGGGCCCAGAAGGGACAGCTACAAGGTGGGACAGTTGCCCCATCTCGTTTCTAACTAGGAGATCTGGGAGCAGGTCCCAGGAGACCCTCTGTGTGAAAAGCCCACAACTCCTCCTGGTTCCGGTTCCTGAGGACAGGCTGCTCCAGCCATGAGCCTTTCGTCTGTGTTGCTGTtacaggaaaggaagggaagtgtGGTTCTAGCAAGCCCTCTCGAGGAGAAGGGAAGGCCAACCAAACAGGTGAAACGGACCCCACACCTGGTGCTGGTGACAGGATGTCGGGATGGTCAGAATTCCCAGGTAAGGCCTGGGGCCCAGCAATGGGAGACACTGGccacacaccctctccccacacACACCTACCTCCTCCCCTATTACTTCTTTCCTGCCCCATCCTCACACTCAGCTGAATACAACTTGGCCTCTTAACACCATGAGGAGGGTCTTGATTTAATATTCACGAACTCCCTGAGAGTCTAGCCCAACATCAATCCAGATCAGCAGGCCCCAGGCTCTTGGCAGTGGCTGAGACATTGTAAGCAGACATCAACAGTGCTCAGGACCCCTGGATGCGTAGAATTCACTGTCAGCCCACTCAATCGTGAGCGGCTCTCACAATCAGCATAGGAGAGTAACAATCTCCACAACTGGCAGTTTAGCAAGATCTACTTCATTTTTCTACCTTGTGTCTCAGAATTATGTGAGGTAGATTTATTTAGGCTCATTTTACAACTGAGGCTCCGAAACACTAAATGATTTACAAGACATACTGCTGGGACTTGAACTTGGGTCTATACGCATGACCTGTCCAAATGGAAGCTTTTTTCATGGTCAGAGCCATTGCCACCGAGGGTCATGATGATGGTACTGATGACAGTGGCGCTTACAACTGTACATATGAGACTACAGTTTTCAGAGCCCAACTTCCCAAAGATGATGACCAAGGAAAGGCCCTGTGTGCCAGGACTGGGGGAAGTGGGATGCCCAGTTTTGAAAGCAGAAAAGTGTTGGGCAAACACAGACAGCTAGTTGGTCACTCCAGAAACTCCTTGAAGAGAAGACAACGAAATcaggaaaagcaaacataaagAGCACTTGATATAAGCCCATCATCATTCTAGTTCTGTATGATCCTttactaatttaatcctcatgataATGCTATGCATTAGGCTGTTGTTATCATCTTCaagcagatgcagaaactgaggccagaaagATGGAGCAAACTTGCTCAACATTTTAGCACACAAAAGAGCCAGTGGCCAAGGAAAGTCTGTCAAACCCAGAGGGACTGGGTTGCACGCCCACATCAAAGAGCATGATAGTAGCACACACTGCTGTTGCCTGTTGGCGTGTTCATCCTTCCACACCAGCCAAATGCACAAGACAGAAGCTCTCATTTGGGTTTTTATATCACAGGTCCTGAAAAACCCTTTAATGGATTCTGACATGTTGATGCTTTCAACAGTCCTATATGGTAGGCTTACATCCACATTCTATGGATGAaggaaaaatgaggctcagaggatGTAAATAATtcacccaaaatataaaaagcagtGGGGGTTTAAAGCTGGGAGGCATGTCCTCGAACATTTTTCTGGTGCATCAGGAACCccagtttccattttatttacaATTACTAGTAATATTAATAACTGTTATCACGATTTATTGAAGGTCTACTCTGTACTAGAATATTGAATATGTCATCTCATTCCTTATCCATAAGTTTACAAAGTTTGCATTAACAGTCAAATTAACAGTCTAGGAAACTGAGGCGCAAAGAGGGTGTATAAGTTGCAAAGGACAGCACAGCCAGAAAGGGCAGAGAAAGGTTTCCCACCTGGTCTATAGGACCCCAGGCCAAACTCCTAGGGACTTGATGCTACTGACAGGAATGCTGATGATGAAGACAATGGGATCTTTTCTTTGTAAAACGCCTTTGAGTTtataaagtgattttatctacATTAGCTCATTTGATAGgtcttcaaaagaaaaagagggCAGATACTCCCATCACACCAAGAATTTCTGAGTCCCAGTGACAACCTATGCATGTAATTACTTATTGCTTCTCTACCCCTCaattgagagacagagacagaaagagagctcTTCTTAATAATTTCTTAGTAAATACATATTCCCCACACTGTCTTATTCAAACTTCTCATGACAATGAAATTGATAGCTTTCCCATAATGGGTGGTTGGGGTGAACTATGAATTAGGAAGTTTCTTCCCAAATAATCTCCAGTTCAACCTCATCCAGGAGGTCTACAGGACAATGTACTAATATGCAAAGTTCACCCCCCAAAAAATCTCCCATCACTGTCCACAGTTCTTACCTCTGTACATGTTTACAGTGTATTTCTGGGATCTTTAAAAGGAACATGTGGAAAAAAAGGCTTTGAATGCCATAACTTTTTGGAGTCTATGTATATTTAGGTAAGATTTTCCTCCAATTGTTATACtttaaatgaaaatcagaaacaaaaccagcatccctgacctcctgctcctgggcctctctgagcatCCAGAACAGCAGCCTCTCCTGTTTAGCACCTTCCTGGGCATGTACCTGGTCACTGTGTCGGGGAACCTGCTCACCATCCTGGCCATCTGCTCTGACCCtcgcctccacacccccatgtacttcctcCTGGCCAACCAGTCCTTCATCGACACCTGCTTCTCCAGCACCATTGTCCCCAAGGTGCTGGTGAACATCCAGACACAGCACCACACCATCTCCCACACCAGGTGCCTCCTGCAGATGTACTTCTTCATGGCACTGGCCCTGCTGGATGACTTCCTGCTGGCTGTGATGGCATgtgaccgctacgtggccattTGCCTTCCTCTTCACTACACCACGATCGTGAGCCCCCAGCGCTGCCTGCTGCTGGTCACTGTGTGCTGGCTCTGCTCCCACCTCCTGGCCTTCCCACTCACTCTCCTGATGTCTCAGTTCTCCTTCTGTGCCTCCCGTTCCATCCCACACTTCTTCTGTGACCTCCCCCCGCTCCTCACACTGGCCTGCTCAGATACTCACATCTTTCAGATCATGATGTTTACTAACTCAACCCTGTCGGGTGTGGTGCCCCTCGGCTGCGTCCTCGTCTCCTATGCGCACATCATGCGCACCATCCTCAGGATCCCCTCTGCTGGAGGGAAGCACAGAGTCTTCTCTACCTGTGGCTCCCACCTGACAGTGGTCACTCTCTTTTATGGGACACTCTTTCTGGTGTATTTCCAGCCCTCCTCCTCCTACTCGGCAGACACCGGAATGGTGGCATCTGTGGCATACACGATGGTCACCCCCCTGCTGAACCCCTTTATCTACAGCCTGAGAACAGGGACATGAAGGGGGATTTGAGGAGACTCCTCGGCTGGGGAAGATGGTCTGCCCAGTAAGGAGACCTTCCCCAGAGTAGACGACCAGGCTTTTCAACATGCCTCCTTCCTGGACTTGACTATTATAAATTTGAATGACTCACATTCAAGACAGGATGGATGCTTAGCCTTACAAGCAGATGCACAAAATGAAGATTCTGATTTTACAGGGCAGGTATAGGACAGCCTGGAGAGGGAGTGTGATCAGTAGGCCCTACACAGTGACTTGGGGACTGAGTAATATATCCAAGCACATGCAGTCCAGAGCTGGGAACACCAAAAACATCAGCAAAAACATCCTCCTTGGATTCCAGGAGGAAGCTCAGTAGGAGCACAGGTAGGACTCAATTCTCCCCAACAGCAGAAATGCTGGCAAGACTAGGCAGGTGAGGATCTAAGTCAGTCACTGGGCTTCAGGCATCAACTCTGACCATGCCTCGGAAGAAACTGCATTGTGGCCATTGGCCTCAACATTGAGAATATGACATGGCACAGTGTCTGTGTGGCCTGAAAGGCCAAGAATATTCTAGAAAAGAAACCTAGGCTCAGAAAGAGTAGGATATTTGTACAGTATCAAACATCTGGAATTAGATCTTTATCtctagaagattttttttttatttgctactTGTGACCATTTtattcttcactttttaaacccTGAGTTATTTTTCCTCCAACCTAAAAGCCACTCATGTCATTACAATAAACGtgtaaactataaagaaaaaatttaaatctttttaaaaagaaactactCTGAATACACAAATTTTTATGCTCCTtttctctatttattttatattgttaaGATGCTGATTTTTCGCATAATCATATAATATGGTATTTTCCATGCTATTACTATTAAATCTTCATAAACATTTTCATAATTAATAATATAGCAGAAGCAGATGccatattataaataatgtgaggCATGGGTGAAGGCCTGGTTCTCTCAGGTGGTGCCTTATCTGCACCCTTGGGGAGACATAGTAATGTGGTTCCCCTAGATACATACAGTAATTGCCTTTTGCTTAATCCAtatcattggttctcaagttttCATGTGAAGGGcaagataaaaattcaagttgatggtagagtTTGTTGGGTAAAAGGCCCCCCGCCCCAtcagtggtctgctctgatgTACGTGTCAGAATGCTACGGAACCCTGTCTCACTTACATCATAATGGCCCTACTGGTGTACTTAAGCACCGGCCAGGCCAGTGAGTGACtgagtgagtgaggagaaagcCTCTCCAGTCGGTTGTTGTTCTTGGATATACTGACTTGATTCTTGGCTGTCATCacttgaacctctggcagcagagttccagggaggaaggcacctgatttcGGTCACTCTCTGAGGTGCTGAGCCATGAAGcgcaaagagaaaaggaaacatcttgaaaccACACATGCCCCCGAAGTggccaggatgtcaggaggtttgtgtcagtgatattctctgagcactggggagctagaaactgtcttctaaagaaaaaaggagcaaGGATTCCTCCttatgggagagaaagggcaggaaggcgggagggaggagaaggtgtGGGTGCACCGCTCGTTCTCAGGGACCAGATCGCCTGAGGGCCGAGAGGAGGTTTCCATGaccaggtccttgtctctgtggctcaGGACCTGTGCTCGCCACATCGTGCAGCTCTGGGTTCCTGCACCGCAGATGGAGTGACTGATTGGTATAATATTTCTTATAgaatgtatttccctttatttccttttttacaatgttacaaattttccaataatactttctccagttaatgaagaaagtgtggctcaaagaggtaaatgaaaaattaggaaaaaagtttgaCTATCTAAAATTGGAGGTGCAGGGATGAGAgtgtaaagtcatacagaaaatgaattgatttcttaGACTGTCTAAGATACTGAGGCCTTTCTTTCACTGTCTCAAGAGTATAGAcatgtaaatgtgaggctcctttattaaataaaaacaccagcacgatatacacacacacacacaaataccattTAAGCACGATAGTTGAATCGAGAAAGTTTGGCTCTTTCTGAAAAAtgggaaactgaaatagttgtGCT is a window of Manis pentadactyla isolate mManPen7 chromosome 3, mManPen7.hap1, whole genome shotgun sequence DNA encoding:
- the LOC118925354 gene encoding olfactory receptor 1G1-like, whose translation is MYLVTVSGNLLTILAICSDPRLHTPMYFLLANQSFIDTCFSSTIVPKVLVNIQTQHHTISHTRCLLQMYFFMALALLDDFLLAVMACDRYVAICLPLHYTTIVSPQRCLLLVTVCWLCSHLLAFPLTLLMSQFSFCASRSIPHFFCDLPPLLTLACSDTHIFQIMMFTNSTLSGVVPLGCVLVSYAHIMRTILRIPSAGGKHRVFSTCGSHLTVVTLFYGTLFLVYFQPSSSYSADTGMVASVAYTMVTPLLNPFIYSLRTGT